The following coding sequences are from one Chloracidobacterium sp. window:
- a CDS encoding helicase: MSTDLTFLTNEADRKFAVRLHNLLPRCDSFDCLVGYFYLSGFHLIQESLEPCGKIRILIGLETEQQVHDALLQAQQTLNLRSTSDTTNHFNNVMLHQLETAEESQAVESGIEKLVRWCSEGKVEIRAYDKSKIHAKLYIFSFAQEQLDKGRVITGSSNLSQSGLQDNLEFNVELKNRSDYDFALQKFEELWKDSVEVSQDFVSAVEEKSHLAQFSPRELYLKLLYEYFQNELTQIRELDELYYPEEFLRLQYQHDAVLTAKRILEELNGVFIADVVGLGKTYMAAMLARELDGGILVIAPPALIDEKNPGAWGNVFRDFGVRRFKTFSVGRLDEILKLDLRKFQYVFIDEAHRFRNEFNETYAKLHRICRNKKIVLVTATPFNNHPSDLLSQLKLFQNSRNSTIPNLPNLDNFFRRLNSNISGLHRVTNREDYRRAMRENAHEVRERVLKHLMVRRTRTEISAYYGDDLAKQGLKFPEVETPTPVFYGLSPIEDRIFTQTIRRVSKEIKYARYRPLVDIYFKGQLDDDTTTAQNNLAAFMKILLVKRLESSFAAFRKTLDRFIDVYERYIQAYESGYVYVSKKKTNLIFELIDAGDFDAIEKLIADDAATRYEAEDFEPAFLSDLQDDLAVLKEIHKDWQQIDRDPKWDEFKALLQSDPILKESKILLFTEAKDTAEYLSDLIESKLNEKVICYSGSSKKSTREEVIQNFDARVRKPKDTYRILITTDALAEGVSLHRSNVVLNYDIPWNPTRMMQRVGRVNRVDTKFEKVYTYNFFPSTQGEDAIGLQAAAEAKIEAFIEMLGSDAALLTENEEIKSFNLFERLTSKATITGEDEEETESELKYLTQIRQIQENDKALFAHIKALPKKARSAQKIEGYKDALLTYFRIGKLDKFYLSSRDKSHSAELNFLQTAKLLESESDEKCRVGSAFYDLLRKNQVALADALRTDEETKYSPAASSDVYTKLRRRLLAFKPDQRQDFTDADDGLWQDALLALEHGSIAKKTVNRVWKLVEKSDEAKVVLDILWKSFDRDTLAVDAETEARLPAKPREVILSEYFL, encoded by the coding sequence ATGAGTACCGACCTAACGTTTCTCACAAACGAAGCTGACCGAAAGTTTGCGGTAAGATTGCACAATCTTTTGCCGAGGTGCGACAGCTTCGATTGCTTGGTTGGATATTTTTACCTGAGCGGTTTTCACCTTATTCAGGAATCACTCGAACCGTGTGGAAAGATCCGAATTTTGATCGGCCTTGAAACCGAACAACAGGTCCACGACGCCTTATTGCAAGCCCAACAAACGCTCAATCTTCGCTCGACCTCAGATACGACCAATCACTTTAACAACGTGATGCTTCATCAACTCGAAACTGCAGAAGAGAGTCAGGCAGTCGAGTCGGGGATCGAGAAGCTAGTCCGTTGGTGTAGCGAAGGAAAAGTTGAGATTCGTGCTTACGACAAATCCAAGATACATGCGAAGCTCTATATCTTCTCCTTTGCGCAGGAGCAATTGGACAAAGGTCGCGTGATCACTGGATCAAGTAACCTTTCGCAATCCGGGCTCCAGGATAATCTAGAGTTTAACGTCGAGCTTAAGAATCGCTCCGATTATGATTTTGCTCTTCAGAAATTCGAAGAGCTATGGAAAGACTCGGTAGAGGTTTCACAGGACTTTGTTAGTGCCGTTGAAGAAAAGTCACATCTGGCTCAATTTTCACCGCGAGAACTTTATCTTAAGCTTTTATACGAATATTTCCAAAACGAACTGACTCAGATCCGCGAACTCGACGAGCTATATTACCCTGAAGAGTTCCTTCGGCTTCAATATCAGCACGACGCGGTTTTAACAGCGAAAAGAATCCTCGAAGAGCTCAACGGCGTCTTCATTGCCGATGTTGTCGGTCTGGGTAAAACCTACATGGCCGCGATGCTCGCGCGTGAGCTCGACGGAGGTATATTGGTTATTGCGCCGCCTGCCCTGATAGACGAAAAAAATCCCGGAGCATGGGGAAATGTTTTTCGCGATTTCGGAGTCAGGCGATTCAAAACATTTTCGGTTGGACGATTGGACGAGATCCTTAAACTTGACCTTCGAAAATTCCAGTATGTTTTTATAGATGAGGCACATCGGTTCCGGAACGAATTTAATGAAACCTACGCAAAGCTTCATCGGATCTGCCGGAATAAAAAGATCGTGCTCGTTACCGCGACGCCATTTAACAACCATCCGTCCGATCTGTTGAGCCAGTTGAAGCTTTTTCAAAATTCGAGGAACAGTACAATTCCTAATCTGCCGAACCTTGATAATTTTTTCCGGCGGCTCAATTCAAATATCAGCGGACTGCATCGGGTCACAAATCGCGAGGATTATCGGCGAGCGATGCGCGAAAATGCTCACGAAGTTCGTGAGCGAGTCTTGAAACACCTGATGGTTAGGCGCACCCGGACGGAGATATCTGCTTATTATGGGGATGACCTAGCAAAACAGGGATTAAAATTTCCCGAAGTCGAAACGCCGACGCCAGTTTTTTACGGCTTGTCGCCGATAGAAGACAGAATTTTTACTCAAACAATTCGCCGCGTTAGTAAAGAAATCAAATATGCCCGCTATCGCCCACTCGTCGATATCTATTTCAAAGGGCAGTTAGACGACGATACGACCACGGCTCAAAACAACCTTGCCGCCTTCATGAAGATTCTGCTCGTGAAGCGGCTTGAGAGCAGCTTTGCGGCATTTCGAAAGACGCTCGATCGATTTATCGATGTTTATGAAAGGTATATCCAGGCGTATGAATCTGGATACGTTTATGTCAGCAAGAAAAAAACAAACCTAATCTTCGAGCTGATCGACGCAGGAGATTTTGACGCGATCGAGAAACTGATCGCGGACGATGCGGCAACCCGTTACGAAGCCGAAGATTTCGAACCGGCTTTTCTCAGCGATCTGCAAGACGATCTCGCGGTGCTAAAAGAGATTCACAAAGACTGGCAGCAAATAGACCGCGACCCCAAGTGGGATGAATTTAAGGCGTTATTACAATCGGACCCGATCCTGAAAGAATCGAAGATACTACTTTTCACCGAGGCAAAAGACACGGCAGAATATCTTAGCGACCTGATCGAATCGAAACTGAATGAAAAGGTGATCTGTTATTCCGGCAGCTCTAAAAAAAGTACCCGCGAAGAAGTGATTCAAAACTTCGACGCGCGAGTTCGCAAGCCAAAAGATACTTATCGCATTCTCATCACAACCGATGCTCTTGCCGAAGGCGTTTCTCTTCATCGGTCAAATGTAGTTCTCAATTACGATATCCCATGGAACCCGACGCGGATGATGCAGCGTGTCGGGCGGGTCAATCGTGTCGATACCAAGTTTGAAAAGGTTTACACATATAATTTCTTCCCATCGACACAAGGCGAAGATGCTATTGGCCTCCAAGCTGCCGCCGAAGCGAAGATCGAGGCGTTTATCGAGATGCTAGGCAGCGATGCCGCACTTCTAACAGAAAATGAAGAGATCAAATCATTTAATCTCTTCGAACGTCTGACTTCCAAAGCAACGATCACGGGCGAGGACGAAGAGGAAACCGAGAGCGAACTTAAATACCTAACGCAAATTCGTCAGATTCAGGAAAACGATAAGGCACTCTTCGCTCATATCAAGGCTTTGCCTAAGAAAGCGCGTTCGGCGCAAAAAATCGAGGGATACAAAGACGCATTACTCACCTATTTCCGGATCGGTAAACTCGATAAGTTTTACCTTTCGTCTCGCGATAAGTCTCACTCCGCTGAGCTCAACTTTCTACAGACCGCAAAACTTCTCGAAAGCGAAAGCGATGAAAAGTGTCGTGTCGGTTCCGCCTTCTATGATCTGTTGCGCAAGAATCAAGTTGCTCTGGCGGACGCATTGAGAACGGACGAAGAGACAAAATATTCACCGGCTGCGAGCAGCGATGTTTATACAAAGCTCCGTCGCCGTCTCTTAGCGTTTAAGCCAGATCAGCGACAAGATTTTACTGATGCCGACGATGGATTGTGGCAGGATGCTCTTCTTGCGCTCGAACATGGTTCCATTGCCAAAAAAACAGTAAATCGCGTTTGGAAACTGGTCGAAAAGTCAGACGAGGCTAAGGTTGTGTTAGATATCCTTTGGAAAAGTTTTGACCGCGACACTTTGGCGGTTGATGCCGAAACCGAAGCCCGACTTCCCGCAAAACCGCGAGAGGTTATTTTGTCGGAGTATTTTCTTTAA